A genome region from Alicyclobacillus acidocaldarius subsp. acidocaldarius DSM 446 includes the following:
- a CDS encoding DUF979 domain-containing protein: MIRIQYVYDLVGLILVLSSLYTFRDRANPRRITTGLFYALYGLAFILADVLPSFVLGLVVIAIVLLAGFGGVRTGSYGEADAADREASRARLGNRLFIPAVLIPLLTVAGVEGLSRIHVGALPLLDPTNVTLVALGIAAVIALIVAWIITRSSPVTSLREARRLIEAIGWAAVLPQMLAVLGTLFASAGVGTVVARLANHVIPHHSLFWAVFAYCVGMAAFTMIMGNAFAAFPVMTAGIAIPLIIGHFGVDADRVAAIGMFAGYCGTLLTPMAANFNIVPAALLGLRSQYAVIRAQWPTAVIILAVNILLMYAVAKW; encoded by the coding sequence GTGATTCGCATCCAATACGTCTACGATCTCGTCGGTCTCATTCTCGTTCTCTCGAGCCTGTATACGTTTCGCGATCGCGCGAACCCGCGGCGCATCACCACGGGGCTCTTCTACGCACTGTATGGGCTCGCGTTCATCCTGGCGGACGTGCTGCCATCCTTCGTCCTCGGCCTTGTCGTGATCGCCATCGTCCTGCTGGCGGGCTTTGGCGGGGTGCGCACCGGGAGCTATGGGGAGGCGGACGCGGCGGATCGCGAGGCGAGCCGGGCCAGGCTCGGCAATCGGCTGTTCATCCCGGCCGTGCTTATCCCATTGCTCACCGTGGCTGGCGTGGAAGGGCTGAGCCGGATTCACGTCGGCGCTCTGCCACTCTTGGATCCGACGAACGTCACGCTCGTGGCGCTAGGCATTGCCGCCGTCATCGCGCTCATCGTCGCGTGGATCATCACCCGGAGTTCGCCCGTGACATCCCTGCGCGAAGCCAGGCGCCTGATTGAGGCCATCGGCTGGGCGGCCGTGCTTCCCCAGATGCTCGCGGTCCTCGGCACCTTGTTCGCGTCCGCCGGTGTGGGCACCGTGGTGGCGCGCCTGGCCAACCACGTGATTCCGCATCACTCGCTCTTCTGGGCGGTTTTCGCGTACTGCGTGGGCATGGCCGCGTTCACCATGATCATGGGCAACGCCTTCGCCGCGTTTCCCGTGATGACAGCCGGGATTGCCATCCCGCTCATCATTGGGCACTTCGGCGTCGATGCGGATCGCGTCGCGGCCATTGGCATGTTCGCGGGCTACTGCGGCACGTTGCTGACGCCCATGGCGGCCAACTTCAACATCGTTCCCGCCGCGCTGCTTGGACTGCGAAGCCAGTATGCGGTCATCCGGGCGCAATGGCCCACGGCCGTCATCATTCTTGCGGTCAATATCCTACTCATGTACGCGGTTGCCAAATGGTAA
- a CDS encoding pirin family protein: MKFPGAHRAPLMFYEHARIFPSRTTPYIDPFLLLDHFSIQHPDGFPDHPHRGFEIITYVLQGAVAHADSAGHQSVIPEGGAQHVTAGRGIVHSEMPGTDGIDSGLQLWINIPRSDKGMDPGYEDIPPDALPVDEPAQGVRRKWIVGGGSPLRTHRPMTYQDVEMVAGASYTLEAPAHHQGFIFVLDGAGHLGEEEIPMQKGDLFIWHRAADEAFVPTPVRAAESLRAVMVFGEPVGERPIFNGPFVD; encoded by the coding sequence ATGAAGTTCCCGGGCGCGCATCGCGCGCCCCTCATGTTTTACGAACACGCGCGGATCTTCCCTTCGCGCACAACGCCGTACATCGACCCGTTTCTCCTGCTCGATCACTTTTCCATCCAACACCCGGATGGGTTCCCGGACCACCCGCACCGGGGCTTTGAGATTATCACGTATGTGTTGCAAGGCGCCGTGGCGCACGCGGACAGCGCGGGCCACCAAAGCGTCATCCCTGAAGGGGGCGCGCAACACGTGACGGCGGGGCGCGGGATTGTGCACTCCGAGATGCCTGGTACGGACGGGATCGACAGCGGACTGCAGCTCTGGATCAACATCCCGAGGAGCGACAAGGGCATGGATCCGGGCTACGAGGATATCCCGCCCGACGCCCTGCCCGTGGACGAACCTGCCCAGGGCGTGCGGCGGAAGTGGATTGTGGGCGGTGGATCGCCGCTTAGGACGCACCGCCCCATGACGTACCAGGACGTCGAAATGGTCGCGGGCGCGTCCTACACCCTCGAGGCCCCAGCGCATCATCAGGGCTTCATCTTCGTGCTCGACGGCGCGGGGCACCTTGGCGAGGAAGAGATTCCGATGCAGAAGGGCGATCTCTTCATCTGGCACCGAGCCGCCGACGAGGCGTTTGTGCCCACGCCCGTGCGGGCGGCGGAGTCGCTTCGCGCCGTGATGGTGTTCGGCGAACCCGTGGGAGAGCGCCCCATCTTCAACGGCCCGTTTGTGGACTGA
- a CDS encoding DUF969 domain-containing protein codes for MVLIGVLVVIVGFALRVNPLLVVTVAGIVTGLLAHESPYDILSQFGAAFAKDRYMAVFVATLPVIGLLERHGLREQAQRLVSRVRAATTGRILNAYLFIRELAAALGLTSIGGPAQMVRPVVAPMAEGAAEAAYGNLPQPVRDHIRAHAAAVDNVGLFFGEDVFVAVGAVLLMKGVFDQFHIHSTPILMGLWALPTAIAVFVVHSVRLYLLDRRLRRWLSAGPAAASSSPGEGVNA; via the coding sequence GTGGTTCTCATCGGTGTGCTTGTCGTGATCGTGGGCTTTGCGCTTCGCGTGAACCCTCTGCTCGTCGTGACGGTGGCCGGAATCGTCACCGGCCTCTTGGCGCACGAATCGCCGTATGACATTCTGTCTCAATTCGGCGCTGCGTTCGCGAAGGATCGTTACATGGCCGTGTTTGTCGCCACGCTGCCTGTCATCGGACTGCTCGAGCGCCACGGGCTGCGCGAACAGGCCCAGCGGCTCGTGTCGAGGGTGCGCGCCGCCACGACGGGCCGCATCTTGAACGCGTACCTGTTCATTCGCGAACTGGCGGCTGCCCTCGGACTCACGTCCATCGGCGGGCCCGCGCAGATGGTTCGCCCGGTGGTGGCGCCCATGGCCGAAGGTGCCGCGGAGGCCGCCTACGGCAACTTGCCCCAACCCGTACGGGACCACATCCGCGCCCACGCCGCCGCCGTCGACAACGTCGGCCTCTTTTTCGGTGAGGACGTGTTTGTCGCGGTCGGTGCCGTCCTCCTCATGAAGGGCGTGTTTGATCAGTTCCACATTCACTCCACACCTATCCTCATGGGCCTGTGGGCGCTGCCGACGGCCATCGCCGTCTTTGTCGTGCACAGTGTGCGGCTGTACTTGTTGGATCGGCGTCTCCGGCGCTGGCTGTCCGCCGGCCCGGCCGCGGCTTCCTCATCGCCCGGAGAGGGGGTCAACGCGTGA
- a CDS encoding glycoside hydrolase family 13 protein: MKWTGAASLATTIVMSAALPFAAFENTRSVGTERVLAATAADSTNASPPTGASAGGGTAGETYSNAVQIVSGNGFRAGNGATVVLAVNGLNLNPSSFKVVVSNSLNGVIDVTSDSVLTGPNSIALHLPAGDDGLGAGTYTVTVESGGDSVSTPSGQGLQVMPYTTADTIQWDGIYTSDGAMYVSDPNPSPGQEVTISLRAYSGNLTKVILNCWDTAQNKGFQVEMSPGRTFGPYQLWSATIPASNGGTIYYRFDIYDGTSFACLSGDGLHTSDDINNNFPLPVGTVTLSTLQANPGDTVTVSDPVGDFAGSQDQPNHTVIRFVNSSGETAATVNGTNASWNSVQFTVPQSLPNGLYRVEIDTVAKDADGVVNVELDRSAELIVGPLPAWMQAYAHDSFQAFYRSPFGAVSTGTPITLRLRAPLSVKSATLRLWGAADQSGEIDLPMQKLQMSGDELAQQTGVQDINDYTWWTVTIPAADVTTPGTMWYQFVTETDTGQVVYYDDNGAQLEGPGQVGLSSDGPSYQISVYERGFQTPDWLKHAVIYEIMPDRFYNGNIATEENPNTQKGIYVGADGTESLGPIQFHENWDSPPYDPNIPPLSDPKIASLRGNGQWNIDFFGGDLQGIEDKLDYLKSLGVNTLYLMPVFEAESNHKYDTADYFKIDPGFGTQQDWLNLVQAAHAKGFHIILDGVFEDTGSDSVYFNKFGNFHSNGAWQAYLKNQPSLSPYYSWYVWTGNTSNPYDSWFQIDTLPLTDTSNPAYQRFVYGSDNSVARVWIREGADGWRLDSADNGNFNTAWWGGFRQAVKSIDPNAAIIGEIWDNATNDNGTDWLTGSTFDSVMNYQFRNAVIDFFRGTYNDGNVQHHAVDAAGFNQELMRLYSEYPLQSFYSMMNLVDSQDTMRILTILENAPQPGDLSALQQDEYRPSPAAEQLGIERLKLVSDFQFSFPGDPTIFYGDEAGLTGYSDPLNRRTYPWDNQNLDLLNHYRKLGAIRNANPVLQTGDFTPLYAQGMVYAFARTIRNGRDVFGVPAEDATAIVAINNQNQAITVTIPTDGTVADGSTMLDELNNQWYKVQNGGITLTLQSYQGAILVTPSDAPMAYLQEEDSQNEIAWTPVQGAIGYRVWRQNPNGQWVPFGPVLPATDLSVTVERDAYAQTFAVQALFSASDHAQSPVSAPKTVSLPVDVPAVRLSQPIVSGRVVGDRAMVSITPVSGATQYVIYQRQGDGSYAPVATVSTSGDSAAIGEVPAQGPANSPHATIRVTVPVPAGFSSVTYRVAAQNEDGQAVTNPLTLSLSKK, from the coding sequence GTGAAGTGGACGGGTGCCGCGAGCCTTGCGACGACCATCGTCATGTCTGCAGCGCTTCCGTTCGCGGCGTTTGAAAACACCCGTTCCGTCGGCACGGAACGCGTTCTGGCGGCGACCGCGGCGGATAGTACTAACGCCTCGCCCCCGACCGGGGCGTCCGCAGGCGGTGGCACAGCAGGAGAGACCTACTCGAATGCCGTGCAGATTGTGAGCGGCAATGGCTTTCGCGCTGGAAACGGGGCCACGGTCGTCCTCGCTGTGAATGGACTGAACTTGAACCCCTCGAGTTTCAAGGTTGTGGTATCGAATAGCCTCAACGGCGTGATCGACGTCACAAGTGATTCCGTGCTAACGGGGCCGAATTCGATTGCCTTGCACCTTCCTGCCGGGGATGACGGGCTTGGCGCCGGTACGTACACGGTCACCGTCGAAAGTGGAGGTGATTCGGTCTCGACGCCTTCAGGACAGGGACTTCAGGTCATGCCTTATACGACGGCCGACACCATTCAGTGGGATGGAATCTACACATCCGATGGCGCGATGTACGTGTCAGATCCGAATCCCTCCCCTGGACAAGAGGTGACGATCAGCCTTCGAGCGTACAGCGGGAACCTGACGAAGGTGATCCTGAATTGCTGGGACACCGCACAAAACAAGGGTTTCCAGGTCGAGATGTCTCCAGGCAGAACGTTTGGACCGTATCAGCTCTGGTCTGCCACGATCCCCGCTTCAAACGGCGGAACGATCTATTATCGCTTTGACATATACGATGGCACCAGTTTTGCGTGTCTCTCAGGTGACGGACTGCACACGTCTGACGACATCAACAACAATTTCCCGTTGCCCGTGGGGACGGTCACGCTTTCGACACTTCAGGCGAATCCCGGTGATACGGTGACGGTCTCCGACCCTGTAGGTGACTTCGCCGGAAGCCAGGATCAACCCAATCACACGGTGATACGGTTTGTCAACTCGTCGGGCGAAACGGCCGCCACAGTCAATGGGACGAACGCGAGCTGGAACAGCGTGCAGTTCACAGTCCCACAGAGCCTTCCAAACGGCTTGTATCGCGTCGAGATCGACACGGTCGCCAAGGACGCGGATGGGGTGGTCAATGTCGAATTGGACAGGAGTGCGGAGCTTATTGTAGGGCCTCTGCCCGCGTGGATGCAAGCGTATGCACATGATTCGTTTCAGGCGTTCTACCGATCGCCTTTCGGAGCCGTGTCCACAGGAACCCCCATCACGCTTCGCCTGCGGGCTCCGCTCAGCGTGAAGAGTGCGACGCTTCGCCTCTGGGGGGCAGCGGATCAGTCAGGCGAGATCGACCTGCCGATGCAGAAGCTCCAAATGTCGGGAGACGAGTTGGCGCAACAAACCGGCGTGCAGGACATCAACGACTACACGTGGTGGACGGTGACCATCCCTGCGGCGGATGTGACCACACCCGGGACGATGTGGTATCAGTTCGTGACGGAGACGGACACTGGCCAGGTGGTCTACTACGATGACAATGGAGCTCAGCTTGAAGGGCCTGGCCAGGTTGGGTTGTCTTCCGACGGACCGAGCTACCAGATCAGCGTATACGAACGGGGATTTCAGACGCCAGATTGGCTGAAGCACGCCGTGATCTACGAAATCATGCCGGATCGGTTCTACAATGGCAATATCGCCACGGAGGAGAATCCGAATACGCAAAAGGGGATTTATGTAGGGGCCGATGGAACGGAGTCATTAGGCCCCATCCAGTTCCACGAGAACTGGGACTCGCCGCCCTATGATCCGAATATTCCTCCGTTATCTGATCCCAAAATTGCCAGTCTGCGAGGCAATGGCCAATGGAACATTGACTTTTTCGGAGGTGATTTGCAGGGCATCGAGGATAAGCTGGACTACCTGAAGAGCCTTGGAGTCAATACGCTGTATCTGATGCCCGTCTTTGAGGCGGAATCCAATCACAAATATGACACAGCCGACTATTTCAAGATTGACCCTGGATTTGGAACGCAGCAGGACTGGCTGAATCTCGTACAGGCTGCGCACGCGAAGGGGTTCCATATCATTCTCGACGGGGTGTTCGAAGATACCGGAAGTGACAGCGTATATTTCAACAAGTTCGGGAACTTCCACTCCAACGGTGCGTGGCAGGCGTACCTGAAGAACCAGCCGTCGCTGTCGCCCTACTACTCGTGGTACGTGTGGACAGGGAACACCTCAAACCCATACGATTCGTGGTTTCAGATCGACACGCTGCCACTTACGGACACGTCGAACCCCGCCTATCAGCGATTCGTGTATGGGAGCGACAACTCAGTCGCGCGTGTGTGGATCCGGGAAGGTGCGGACGGATGGCGCTTGGACTCGGCCGACAACGGGAATTTCAACACGGCATGGTGGGGTGGCTTTCGGCAGGCCGTGAAATCGATCGATCCCAACGCAGCGATCATCGGCGAGATCTGGGACAATGCGACGAATGACAATGGAACGGATTGGTTGACGGGATCGACCTTCGACAGTGTAATGAACTACCAGTTCCGGAACGCCGTGATCGACTTCTTCCGCGGCACGTACAACGACGGAAACGTGCAGCACCACGCCGTCGACGCTGCGGGATTCAACCAGGAACTGATGCGCCTGTACAGTGAATATCCTCTGCAGTCGTTCTACTCGATGATGAACCTTGTCGATTCGCAAGACACCATGCGGATCCTGACCATCTTGGAGAACGCGCCGCAGCCAGGCGATCTATCCGCGCTCCAGCAGGATGAGTACAGGCCGTCTCCTGCGGCTGAACAGTTGGGGATCGAGAGGCTGAAGCTTGTATCGGACTTTCAATTCAGCTTCCCGGGCGATCCGACCATCTTCTACGGCGACGAGGCAGGGCTCACTGGTTATTCGGATCCCCTCAATCGTCGGACCTATCCGTGGGACAACCAGAATCTCGATCTCCTGAACCACTACCGCAAGCTCGGGGCCATTCGAAACGCCAATCCTGTGCTTCAGACGGGGGATTTCACGCCGTTGTACGCACAGGGCATGGTGTACGCATTTGCAAGGACCATTCGGAATGGGCGAGATGTCTTCGGTGTGCCAGCGGAGGATGCCACGGCCATTGTGGCGATCAACAATCAGAACCAAGCTATCACCGTGACCATTCCGACGGATGGGACGGTTGCGGACGGGTCCACGATGCTCGATGAACTGAACAACCAGTGGTACAAGGTGCAGAATGGTGGCATTACACTCACGCTGCAATCGTATCAAGGTGCCATTTTGGTGACGCCGAGCGACGCGCCGATGGCTTATCTGCAAGAGGAGGATTCTCAGAACGAGATTGCGTGGACGCCTGTGCAAGGTGCCATCGGTTATCGCGTCTGGAGACAGAATCCGAATGGACAATGGGTGCCCTTTGGACCTGTGCTTCCTGCCACGGACTTGAGTGTCACGGTGGAACGCGATGCATATGCGCAAACGTTTGCTGTACAAGCGCTGTTTTCGGCGTCTGATCACGCCCAGTCTCCGGTGTCGGCACCTAAGACGGTATCGCTTCCCGTCGATGTGCCCGCGGTACGCCTGAGTCAGCCGATCGTTAGTGGTCGTGTGGTTGGAGATCGTGCGATGGTCTCGATCACGCCGGTTTCAGGCGCGACGCAGTATGTGATCTACCAGAGACAGGGCGACGGATCGTATGCTCCGGTCGCGACGGTCTCCACAAGTGGCGATTCCGCAGCTATAGGGGAAGTTCCTGCGCAAGGTCCGGCCAACTCGCCTCACGCGACGATTCGCGTGACAGTGCCCGTACCTGCAGGTTTCTCGTCGGTGACCTACCGCGTGGCTGCGCAAAACGAAGATGGGCAAGCTGTGACCAATCCATTGACCCTATCGCTCTCGAAAAAGTGA
- a CDS encoding NUDIX domain-containing protein — protein sequence MWHQTFHAWIATGRSPAGRLVVQLRGARKDTNPLRLDVSAAGHLEAGESPEEGVREIEEELGLHVPAGRLHKLGVVAHEVRLGPVWDREFHHLYVAIVPDLSLGVLRPAVDEIAGIYELSVRDFFDLAFGRRQEAVLTGYRVLPGHLQKDARTARWTDFVPRSRPYLDLLAHFFLREG from the coding sequence TTGTGGCACCAGACGTTTCACGCGTGGATCGCCACCGGAAGAAGTCCTGCGGGGCGCCTCGTCGTCCAACTGCGCGGCGCCCGCAAGGACACGAATCCACTGCGCCTCGACGTGAGCGCCGCGGGTCACCTCGAGGCGGGAGAATCGCCGGAAGAGGGTGTGCGGGAGATCGAGGAGGAGCTCGGCCTTCATGTCCCCGCGGGACGCCTGCACAAGCTCGGCGTGGTGGCACACGAGGTGCGGCTCGGGCCGGTGTGGGACCGCGAATTTCACCATTTGTATGTTGCCATCGTCCCAGATTTGTCGCTCGGGGTCCTGCGCCCAGCGGTCGACGAGATCGCGGGCATCTACGAACTCTCTGTTCGTGACTTCTTCGATCTCGCCTTCGGCCGCCGGCAGGAAGCTGTGCTCACCGGTTATCGCGTGCTTCCGGGCCATTTGCAAAAAGACGCGCGCACCGCGCGGTGGACGGACTTCGTGCCGCGATCGCGCCCGTACCTCGACCTGCTCGCACATTTCTTCCTGCGCGAGGGCTGA
- a CDS encoding MFS transporter, whose protein sequence is MSVNPKVLEAMDESRLNGFHWKTMFTAGMGFFTDAYDLFIIGTVTAILTPLWHLSTAQLSILNSTSLAAAALGALFFGKLMDKLGRKAMYGFEVIMLAVGAILSACAPSFIWLVIFRFIVGLGVGGDYPTSSVIMTEYSNRKNRGFMVTMVFAMQGLGLLAGPLVASILLSAGIPHDIAWRIMLALGAIPAASVIYLRRKMPESPRYLMAVKQDADAAASAARELTGEAVRASAEAAPRAVIAKQSLWTPKHLLRLLGTAGSWFLIDVAFYGNSVSSQLILKALLPHAQLVTTTLVATAIFMVAALPGYFVAANLMDKWGRKFIQSLGFVVMAAAYAALFLVPSIAKMPILFLLLYAVSYFFIEFGPNTTTFLVPSEAFPTNLRGTAHGISAAAGKIGAFLGAFVLPGILKAAGLSVTMGMLAGVALLGALLTLLAVPEMKQRSLEDTEEIQVSPQATTHHSIVG, encoded by the coding sequence GTGTCCGTCAATCCGAAAGTTCTCGAGGCCATGGACGAAAGTCGGCTGAATGGCTTCCACTGGAAGACGATGTTCACGGCTGGCATGGGCTTTTTCACCGACGCCTACGATCTCTTCATCATCGGCACGGTTACGGCCATCCTCACACCCCTCTGGCATCTTTCCACCGCGCAACTCTCCATTTTGAATAGCACGTCGCTCGCGGCGGCGGCGCTCGGTGCCCTGTTCTTCGGCAAACTGATGGATAAGCTCGGGCGCAAGGCCATGTACGGATTTGAGGTCATCATGCTCGCTGTGGGCGCCATTCTCTCGGCCTGCGCGCCGTCCTTCATCTGGCTCGTCATCTTCCGCTTCATCGTCGGACTTGGCGTGGGCGGCGATTATCCCACCAGTTCGGTCATCATGACGGAGTACTCCAATCGCAAAAATCGCGGCTTCATGGTCACGATGGTCTTTGCCATGCAGGGGCTCGGGCTTTTGGCAGGTCCGCTCGTCGCGTCCATCCTGCTCTCCGCGGGCATCCCGCATGACATTGCGTGGCGCATCATGCTCGCGCTCGGCGCCATTCCGGCGGCTTCTGTGATTTACCTGCGCCGCAAGATGCCCGAGTCGCCGCGCTATCTCATGGCCGTGAAGCAGGACGCGGACGCGGCGGCGAGCGCGGCCCGGGAACTGACGGGCGAGGCCGTGCGCGCCTCGGCGGAGGCCGCTCCGCGCGCCGTGATCGCCAAGCAGTCGCTGTGGACGCCGAAGCACCTCCTCCGCTTGCTCGGGACGGCAGGCAGCTGGTTCCTCATCGACGTCGCGTTCTATGGGAACAGCGTCTCGTCGCAGCTCATCCTGAAGGCGCTCCTGCCGCACGCGCAGCTCGTCACCACGACGCTTGTCGCAACGGCCATCTTCATGGTGGCTGCGCTGCCGGGCTATTTCGTTGCGGCCAACCTGATGGACAAGTGGGGGCGCAAATTCATTCAGAGCCTCGGCTTCGTGGTGATGGCGGCCGCATATGCGGCGCTGTTCCTGGTGCCGAGCATCGCGAAGATGCCCATTCTGTTCCTGCTGCTGTACGCGGTGAGCTACTTCTTCATCGAATTCGGCCCGAATACGACGACGTTCCTCGTGCCGTCCGAAGCGTTCCCGACGAATCTGCGCGGCACCGCGCACGGGATCTCGGCGGCGGCTGGCAAGATTGGCGCGTTCCTCGGCGCGTTCGTGCTGCCGGGTATCCTCAAAGCCGCGGGCTTGAGTGTCACCATGGGCATGCTGGCGGGCGTGGCGCTGCTCGGGGCGCTGCTCACCCTCCTTGCGGTTCCCGAGATGAAGCAGAGATCCCTCGAGGACACCGAGGAGATCCAGGTGTCGCCGCAAGCCACGACGCATCACAGCATTGTCGGCTGA
- a CDS encoding ArsR/SmtB family transcription factor, which yields MTHGPDMPEDVCMRCLAVLGEPQRLRILRALAEGEQTAGALSERLGVRQNTLSHHMRQLREHGLVEVRRHPHDERFTFYRLNGRRLRALSAVLTDWAARADAECETSGRWSS from the coding sequence ATGACGCACGGACCGGATATGCCAGAGGACGTCTGCATGCGGTGCTTGGCGGTGCTCGGCGAGCCCCAGCGGCTGCGCATCCTCCGGGCGTTGGCCGAGGGCGAGCAGACCGCGGGCGCGCTGAGCGAGCGCCTCGGCGTGCGCCAAAACACCCTTTCCCATCACATGAGGCAGCTTCGCGAGCACGGGCTGGTGGAGGTGCGCCGCCATCCGCACGACGAGCGATTTACGTTTTATCGATTGAACGGGCGTCGACTGCGGGCCCTCTCTGCCGTCCTGACGGATTGGGCCGCTCGCGCAGACGCAGAGTGTGAAACCTCGGGCCGCTGGTCTTCGTGA
- a CDS encoding extracellular solute-binding protein, whose product MRRWGIVSTGVAALVLAGGAIAGCGTSNGGQNTSPSTSSSSAKGEASALPKGQTITVWSWQTGPELQDVKQIAAQWAKAHGDKVIVVDQSSNPKGFQFYATAARTGKGPDVVFGMPHDNNGVFAEEGLMAPVPSGVLNTGLYAPNTIDAIKVNGTMYSVPVSVQVAAIYYNKKLVPQPPQTWAEFVKDANAHGFMYDQANLYFDYAIIGGYGGYVFKDNNGTLDPNNIGLDTPGAVQAYTLMRDMVSKYHWMTPSTNGSIAKAEFLAGKIGMYVSGPWDTADIEKAKIDFGVTPWPTLPNGKHATPFLGVITAFVNKESKTQAADWSLVQALTSAQAQQMYFRDSQQIPALLSVQRSSAVQSSPTFKAFVEQLRYAVPMPNIPQMQAVWQAMSILQNIIAGKVSPEQGAKDFVQNIQKGIMAQGS is encoded by the coding sequence GTGAGGAGATGGGGAATCGTATCGACAGGTGTGGCCGCGCTCGTGTTGGCGGGCGGAGCCATCGCGGGCTGTGGAACCTCGAACGGTGGTCAAAACACGTCTCCTTCCACGAGCTCGTCGAGCGCCAAAGGGGAGGCAAGCGCTCTGCCCAAAGGGCAGACCATCACCGTTTGGTCGTGGCAGACAGGGCCGGAGTTGCAAGACGTGAAGCAGATCGCCGCTCAGTGGGCAAAGGCTCATGGGGACAAGGTCATTGTCGTCGACCAAAGCTCCAATCCGAAGGGATTCCAGTTCTACGCCACGGCGGCTCGCACGGGCAAGGGGCCTGATGTCGTGTTTGGAATGCCGCACGACAACAATGGCGTTTTCGCAGAAGAAGGATTGATGGCGCCGGTACCGTCTGGCGTGCTCAACACGGGTCTCTATGCACCTAATACGATCGACGCCATCAAGGTCAACGGCACGATGTACTCGGTGCCAGTATCCGTTCAGGTCGCGGCAATCTACTACAACAAAAAGCTTGTGCCGCAGCCACCGCAGACATGGGCCGAATTCGTGAAAGACGCAAATGCACATGGCTTCATGTATGACCAAGCGAATCTTTACTTCGATTACGCCATTATCGGCGGCTATGGCGGGTATGTGTTCAAGGACAACAACGGCACACTCGACCCGAACAACATAGGTCTTGACACACCGGGGGCTGTGCAGGCTTACACGCTGATGAGGGATATGGTCTCCAAGTATCACTGGATGACCCCGAGCACGAATGGCTCTATCGCGAAGGCTGAGTTTCTGGCTGGGAAGATTGGTATGTACGTGAGTGGCCCATGGGACACGGCGGATATTGAGAAGGCCAAAATTGACTTCGGTGTAACGCCATGGCCCACCTTGCCGAACGGCAAGCATGCCACGCCCTTCTTAGGCGTTATCACGGCATTTGTGAACAAGGAGTCCAAGACCCAGGCAGCTGACTGGAGCCTTGTTCAAGCGTTGACCAGTGCGCAGGCGCAGCAAATGTACTTCAGAGATTCCCAGCAGATTCCTGCGCTCTTGTCTGTGCAGAGGTCGAGCGCCGTCCAGTCGAGCCCAACCTTTAAAGCGTTCGTCGAACAGTTGCGCTACGCGGTACCGATGCCCAACATTCCGCAAATGCAGGCCGTGTGGCAAGCAATGAGCATCCTGCAGAATATCATTGCGGGCAAGGTGTCACCAGAGCAGGGTGCGAAGGATTTTGTGCAAAACATTCAAAAAGGCATCATGGCACAAGGATCCTGA
- a CDS encoding alpha/beta hydrolase, with the protein MPLDPVIQQVLDQLNRMPAPDYKHLSAQQFRSQQSLFPPVKKEPVAEVREFDMDLPGRTLKVRMYRPEGVEPPYPALVYYHGGGWVVGDLETHDPVCRVLAKDGRAVVFSVDYRLAPEHKFPAAVEDAYDALQWIAERAADFHLDPARIAVGGDSAGGNLAAVTSILAKERGGPAIAFQLLIYPSTGYDPAHPPASIEENAEGYLLTGGMMLWFRDQYLNSLEELTHPWFSPVLYPDLSGLPPAYIATAQYDPLRDVGKLYAEALNKAGVKVEIENFEDLIHGFAQFYSLSPGATKALVRIAEKLRDALA; encoded by the coding sequence ATGCCGCTCGATCCCGTCATTCAGCAGGTGCTCGATCAACTCAACCGCATGCCTGCCCCGGACTACAAACATCTCTCCGCCCAGCAATTTCGTTCCCAACAGTCGCTGTTTCCTCCTGTCAAGAAGGAGCCCGTGGCCGAGGTCCGAGAGTTTGACATGGATCTGCCTGGCCGCACGCTCAAGGTGCGCATGTACCGCCCGGAGGGCGTCGAACCGCCCTACCCCGCGCTCGTGTATTATCACGGCGGCGGTTGGGTCGTCGGAGACCTCGAGACGCACGATCCCGTCTGCCGCGTCCTCGCGAAAGACGGCCGCGCGGTCGTGTTCTCCGTCGACTACCGCCTGGCGCCGGAGCACAAGTTCCCTGCCGCCGTGGAAGACGCCTACGACGCGCTTCAGTGGATCGCGGAGCGCGCAGCGGACTTTCATCTCGATCCAGCCCGCATCGCGGTCGGCGGAGACAGCGCCGGAGGGAATCTTGCCGCTGTGACGAGCATCCTTGCCAAAGAGCGCGGCGGGCCGGCCATCGCGTTCCAGCTGCTCATCTACCCTTCCACGGGGTACGATCCGGCTCATCCTCCCGCATCTATCGAAGAAAATGCGGAAGGCTATCTCCTGACCGGCGGCATGATGCTCTGGTTCCGGGATCAATACTTGAACAGCCTGGAGGAACTCACGCATCCGTGGTTTTCACCCGTCCTCTACCCGGACTTGAGCGGCTTGCCTCCGGCGTACATCGCGACGGCGCAGTACGATCCGCTGCGCGACGTCGGCAAGCTTTACGCGGAAGCGCTGAACAAGGCGGGCGTCAAGGTCGAGATCGAGAACTTCGAAGATCTGATCCACGGATTCGCACAGTTTTACAGCCTTTCGCCTGGCGCGACGAAGGCGCTCGTCCGCATTGCGGAGAAACTTCGAGACGCGCTGGCCTGA